The following coding sequences are from one Halorubrum sp. BOL3-1 window:
- a CDS encoding CBS domain-containing protein, with protein sequence MSGKPTVGEYMTRDVETVSPGDTVAEVARRMADSDGHNGFPVTQGRTVEGFVSAGDLLLADDDAPVFTEMSEDLIVAHPDMKVTDAARVILRSGIQRLPVVDDADNLVGIISNTDVVRSQIERATPGKVGKLMRTLSQIHGVELDEERREIEIAALTPTQARVYADELEGRQYELENGLAEPLVVIDNGGTLYLADGHHRTMAAREAGIETMDAYVIIPRTTVDLGMAKTAEKEGLRVVDDIEIVDYARHPLVETTKRLQ encoded by the coding sequence ATGAGCGGGAAACCGACCGTCGGAGAGTACATGACCCGTGATGTGGAAACGGTGAGCCCTGGAGACACGGTGGCCGAGGTCGCGCGCCGCATGGCCGACAGCGACGGGCACAACGGGTTCCCCGTCACCCAGGGCCGCACCGTCGAGGGGTTCGTTTCGGCCGGGGACCTGCTGCTCGCGGACGACGACGCCCCCGTGTTCACCGAGATGTCCGAGGACCTGATCGTCGCGCACCCGGACATGAAGGTGACCGACGCCGCGCGGGTGATCCTGCGCTCCGGCATCCAGCGGCTCCCCGTGGTCGACGACGCCGACAACCTCGTCGGGATCATCTCGAACACCGACGTGGTCCGCTCGCAGATCGAGCGCGCGACGCCCGGCAAGGTCGGGAAGCTGATGCGGACCCTCTCGCAGATCCACGGCGTCGAACTCGACGAGGAGCGGCGCGAGATCGAGATCGCGGCCCTGACGCCGACGCAGGCCCGCGTGTACGCCGATGAACTGGAGGGCCGACAGTACGAGCTAGAGAACGGCCTCGCGGAGCCGCTCGTCGTCATCGACAACGGCGGCACGCTCTATCTGGCCGACGGTCACCACCGGACCATGGCCGCCCGCGAGGCCGGCATCGAGACGATGGACGCGTACGTGATCATCCCTCGGACCACCGTCGACCTCGGAATGGCGAAGACCGCCGAGAAAGAGGGTCTCCGCGTCGTCGACGACATCGAGATCGTCGACTACGCCCGACACCCGCTCGTGGAGACGACGAAGCGGCTCCAGTGA
- a CDS encoding S-adenosyl-l-methionine hydroxide adenosyltransferase family protein: MITLTSDFGSPYPAAMKGVIRRHTDAELIDVAHDLPRGDPRAAAFWLRFVLTEFPPAVHCAVVDPGVGTGRDALVVRAGAHVIVAPDNGLAMPPARALAAGESDVEAWTVAVDEPASETFHGRDVFAPTAARVRTALDDGPAAATPEDVSETLAAMDDLAPASDPVDVRFPEPSVERAEAGGDEKGGDDADVDEAGDDGAVVAVDGEALAIDRFGNVITNVPGELIRGRDWIRVDGDLTPVAETFGAVDPGERLVTVGSHGYVECDVNDGRGDGAFDLRPGDSVRLVPDSVSL, from the coding sequence ATGATCACGCTCACCTCGGACTTCGGCTCGCCGTACCCCGCCGCGATGAAGGGAGTGATCCGCCGGCACACGGACGCCGAACTGATCGACGTCGCCCACGACCTACCGCGCGGAGACCCGCGCGCGGCGGCCTTCTGGCTCCGGTTCGTCCTCACGGAGTTCCCGCCGGCGGTCCACTGCGCCGTCGTCGACCCCGGCGTCGGCACCGGTCGCGACGCGCTCGTCGTCCGCGCTGGCGCGCACGTGATCGTCGCGCCCGACAACGGCCTCGCGATGCCGCCGGCTCGGGCGCTGGCGGCGGGCGAGTCGGACGTCGAGGCCTGGACCGTCGCGGTCGACGAACCGGCGAGCGAGACGTTCCACGGCCGCGACGTGTTCGCCCCGACCGCGGCCCGCGTCCGGACGGCACTCGACGACGGTCCCGCGGCGGCGACCCCCGAGGACGTTTCCGAGACCCTCGCGGCGATGGACGACCTCGCCCCCGCGAGCGACCCGGTCGACGTCCGCTTCCCGGAGCCGTCGGTCGAGCGGGCCGAGGCGGGCGGCGACGAGAAAGGAGGCGACGACGCGGATGTCGACGAGGCGGGCGACGACGGTGCCGTCGTCGCCGTCGACGGCGAGGCGCTCGCGATCGACCGGTTCGGGAACGTGATAACGAACGTCCCGGGAGAACTGATCCGCGGTCGCGACTGGATCCGCGTCGACGGCGACCTCACGCCGGTCGCGGAGACGTTCGGCGCCGTCGACCCCGGCGAGCGCCTCGTCACCGTCGGGAGCCACGGCTACGTGGAGTGCGACGTCAACGACGGGCGCGGCGACGGCGCGTTCGACCTCCGGCCCGGCGACTCGGTGCGGCTCGTCCCCGACAGCGTCAGCCTGTGA
- a CDS encoding glycine zipper domain-containing protein yields the protein MRSRIRTAVSRAKYAAVGAAVGAAVGGLWSRNAASTGGALGGLAGATLAELKSGAGGVFADDDGADANDDGTNGDGETDAAA from the coding sequence ATGAGATCACGAATTCGAACCGCAGTGAGCAGGGCAAAGTACGCGGCCGTCGGCGCCGCAGTCGGCGCCGCTGTCGGCGGACTGTGGAGTCGGAACGCGGCCAGCACCGGGGGCGCGCTCGGCGGATTGGCCGGGGCGACGCTCGCGGAGTTGAAGTCCGGCGCGGGCGGCGTGTTCGCGGACGACGACGGGGCGGACGCCAACGACGACGGGACGAACGGCGACGGGGAGACCGACGCGGCCGCGTGA
- a CDS encoding site-specific integrase gives MNLEKPNTLERCPGFDSDMMEPNRTITIVRKNQREFLSDKAAVDYYEYRKPFLTYLLRMGKNPEKAKGYSPYTVCQTGHRTARFDLWVWENRGGYKAPPDQDDARAYMEEVAFRDVTESTKGKTLGALGRYSKWLQHKYNRDEWEFSWNFQSGGGNNGPRDFLTKPERRKIRQAALGKDGTPNYGTDSDLLEVDPDSWKFTSLVWTSLDAGLRPVEVGNARVGWCEPENGLLRIPREDSAKNEGNWTVGITDRTATALERWIDERDDHPRYENTDKLWLTRHGNRYGSNELSRILKDLCDRAEISYGNRQMSWYAIRHSVGTLMTKERDLAATQAQLRHKSVKTTLKYDNVPVEDRRDALNNMG, from the coding sequence ATGAACCTCGAAAAGCCGAATACGCTGGAACGCTGTCCCGGTTTCGATTCGGATATGATGGAGCCGAATAGAACGATTACAATCGTCCGCAAGAACCAACGCGAGTTCTTATCCGATAAGGCCGCCGTAGACTACTACGAGTACCGCAAGCCGTTCCTCACCTACCTGCTTCGGATGGGTAAAAACCCAGAGAAGGCGAAAGGATACTCCCCATACACCGTCTGTCAAACAGGACACCGAACAGCACGCTTCGACCTATGGGTATGGGAGAACCGTGGCGGCTACAAAGCCCCACCCGACCAAGACGACGCCCGCGCGTACATGGAGGAAGTCGCGTTCCGAGATGTGACTGAATCCACGAAGGGCAAAACGCTCGGTGCGCTCGGTCGCTACTCGAAGTGGCTTCAGCACAAGTACAACCGCGATGAGTGGGAGTTTAGCTGGAACTTCCAGTCTGGTGGGGGAAACAACGGTCCGCGTGATTTCCTGACGAAACCGGAACGTCGCAAGATTCGACAAGCCGCGCTTGGGAAAGATGGTACTCCCAACTACGGCACCGACAGCGACCTTCTCGAAGTTGACCCTGACAGTTGGAAATTCACGTCGCTCGTCTGGACGAGTCTCGACGCCGGTCTTCGTCCGGTTGAAGTCGGGAACGCTCGGGTGGGCTGGTGTGAACCCGAGAACGGTCTGTTGCGTATCCCAAGGGAAGACTCAGCCAAGAACGAAGGGAACTGGACAGTAGGTATCACAGACCGCACAGCGACCGCGTTAGAGCGTTGGATAGACGAGCGAGACGACCATCCAAGATACGAGAATACCGACAAACTCTGGCTCACTCGGCACGGGAACCGCTACGGCTCTAACGAGCTAAGTCGGATACTCAAAGACCTGTGTGACCGAGCTGAGATTAGTTATGGGAACCGTCAGATGTCATGGTACGCAATCCGTCACTCTGTTGGGACGCTCATGACCAAAGAACGCGACCTTGCCGCTACGCAGGCTCAGTTGCGTCATAAGTCTGTTAAGACTACGCTCAAGTATGATAACGTACCGGTTGAGGACCGACGTGACGCGCTCAACAACATGGGCTGA
- a CDS encoding fibrillarin-like rRNA/tRNA 2'-O-methyltransferase: MSEPTLPDGVERREIDGERRLSTRGEPVYGEPTADGWRAWDPERSKLGGMLELGFETGLAGGETVLYLGAASGTTVSHVADFAGPTYAVEFAPRPARDLLDAAEPRNRLFPLLKDARKPETYAHIVEVNVDAIVQDVATRGQAEVAVRNARFLADDGRLLLAIKARSEDVTAAPEDVFDGALDRLREAYEILETRRLDRFHEDHLGVVATPK; encoded by the coding sequence ATGAGTGAGCCGACCCTACCCGACGGCGTCGAGCGGCGCGAGATCGACGGTGAACGGCGGTTATCGACCCGGGGCGAGCCGGTGTACGGCGAGCCGACCGCCGACGGCTGGCGCGCGTGGGACCCCGAGCGGTCGAAGCTCGGCGGGATGCTCGAACTCGGGTTCGAGACGGGGCTGGCCGGCGGCGAGACCGTCCTCTACCTCGGTGCCGCGAGCGGCACCACGGTGAGCCACGTCGCCGACTTCGCGGGCCCGACGTACGCGGTCGAGTTCGCCCCGCGGCCCGCGCGAGACCTCCTCGACGCCGCCGAGCCGCGAAACCGGCTGTTCCCGCTGCTCAAGGACGCTCGGAAGCCGGAGACGTACGCGCACATCGTCGAGGTGAACGTCGACGCGATCGTTCAGGACGTCGCCACGCGCGGACAGGCCGAGGTGGCTGTACGCAACGCGCGGTTCCTGGCCGACGACGGTCGACTGCTGCTGGCGATCAAGGCCCGCAGCGAGGACGTGACCGCCGCGCCGGAGGACGTGTTCGACGGCGCGCTCGACCGGCTCCGCGAGGCGTACGAGATACTGGAGACGCGGCGGCTCGACCGGTTCCACGAGGACCACCTCGGCGTCGTGGCGACGCCGAAGTAG
- a CDS encoding helix-turn-helix transcriptional regulator, giving the protein MKNDLRDRRAETGESQADLAAAVGVTRQTINAIERERYDPSLELAFGLADHFDCRIEDLFDPD; this is encoded by the coding sequence ATGAAGAACGACCTCCGCGACCGGCGCGCCGAGACGGGCGAGAGCCAGGCCGACCTCGCCGCCGCCGTCGGCGTCACCCGCCAGACGATCAACGCGATCGAACGCGAGCGCTACGACCCGTCGCTGGAGCTCGCCTTCGGCCTCGCCGACCACTTCGACTGCCGGATCGAGGACCTGTTCGACCCGGACTGA
- a CDS encoding DUF2085 domain-containing protein: MTLLDFVFRLSNRVFRPYPFCHSRPDRSLCYHRRYFGLCARCTGMYLAGCLMILSFPFRGELLSPTLNIILGTVLLLPGGIDGTTQMFGSRESNNFLRVVTGLFLGVGVVLFAEGVLFILIG, from the coding sequence ATGACTCTTCTGGATTTTGTTTTCCGCCTTTCAAATAGGGTGTTTAGACCGTATCCATTCTGTCACTCCCGGCCCGACCGTTCTCTATGCTACCACAGGAGATACTTCGGACTGTGCGCCCGGTGTACAGGGATGTACCTTGCTGGATGTCTGATGATTTTGTCGTTCCCGTTCAGGGGTGAATTACTCTCCCCTACTCTTAACATCATACTGGGTACAGTATTGCTACTTCCGGGTGGTATAGATGGCACGACCCAAATGTTTGGTAGTCGAGAAAGCAATAATTTTCTCAGAGTAGTCACAGGACTGTTCCTTGGTGTGGGTGTTGTTCTGTTTGCGGAGGGGGTTCTATTCATACTAATCGGATAA
- the lonB gene encoding ATP-dependent protease LonB, with protein MSNEKDTNDPTADDPDEPPHGGVDDSNPAGNGEDAARGDPEPDDGPASDPDVDGGPTADSGGESVADPDDADEPWDDDVVVDEGDGFDDTEVVGGAPDDDRNGDTLGPADDGGIDDLGSTVEVEGAEIDEDPGEDDLLGGLKIDTTAELEIPDRLVDQVIGQEHARDVIIKAAKQRRHVMMIGSPGTGKSMLAKAMSELLPKEELQDVLVYHNPDDGNKPKTRTVPAGKGDQIVEAHREEARKRNQMRSLLMWIIIAVVLGYALIIAGTILVGIIAAGVVYLVFRYLNRGSDAMIPNLLVNNGDTKTAPFRDATGAHAGALLGDVRHDPFQSGGMETPSHDRVEAGAIHKSNKGVLFVDEINTLDIRSQQHLMTAIQEGEFSITGQSERSSGAMVQTEPVPTDFVMIAAGNLDAMENMHPALRSRIKGYGYEVYMEDTIEDTPEMRRKYVRFIAQEVAKDGRLPEFSAEAVEEIILEAKRRSGRKDHLTLKMRNLGGMVRVAGDIARGEDAEMTTRDHVLQAKGRSRSIEQQLADDYIERRKDYELQVSEGYVAGRVNGLAVMGEDSGIMLPVMAEVTPTQGGGQVIATGQLKEMAEESVQNVSAIIKKFSDENISEKDIHIQFIQTGQQGVDGDSASITVATAVISALENVGVDQSLAMTGSLSVRGDVLPVGGVTHKIEAAAKAGCTRVIIPAANEQDVMIEDEYEEMIEIIPVSHISEVLDIALEGETEKDSLVSRLKSITGSTLNDGNVSGPSSPSPQ; from the coding sequence ATGAGCAACGAGAAGGACACGAACGACCCGACGGCCGACGACCCCGACGAACCGCCCCACGGCGGCGTCGACGACTCGAACCCGGCGGGGAACGGCGAGGACGCCGCGCGCGGCGACCCCGAGCCGGACGACGGTCCGGCGAGCGACCCCGACGTCGACGGGGGCCCGACGGCGGACTCCGGCGGGGAGTCTGTCGCGGACCCCGACGACGCGGACGAGCCCTGGGACGACGACGTCGTCGTCGACGAGGGCGACGGGTTCGACGATACCGAGGTCGTCGGGGGCGCTCCCGACGACGACCGGAACGGCGACACCCTCGGTCCGGCCGACGACGGCGGGATCGACGATCTCGGCAGCACCGTCGAGGTCGAGGGCGCCGAGATCGACGAGGACCCCGGCGAGGACGACCTCCTCGGCGGCCTCAAGATCGACACGACCGCCGAACTCGAGATCCCCGACCGGCTCGTCGACCAGGTCATCGGGCAGGAACACGCCCGCGACGTGATCATCAAGGCGGCGAAACAGCGTCGCCACGTGATGATGATCGGCTCGCCCGGGACCGGCAAGTCGATGCTCGCGAAGGCGATGTCCGAGCTGCTCCCCAAAGAGGAGCTTCAGGACGTCCTGGTGTATCACAACCCCGACGACGGCAACAAGCCGAAGACGCGGACCGTGCCGGCCGGCAAGGGCGACCAGATAGTCGAGGCGCACCGCGAGGAGGCGCGCAAGCGCAACCAGATGCGGTCGCTCCTCATGTGGATCATCATCGCCGTCGTGTTGGGCTACGCGCTCATCATCGCCGGCACGATCCTCGTGGGCATCATCGCGGCCGGCGTGGTGTACCTCGTCTTCCGCTACCTGAACCGCGGTTCGGACGCGATGATCCCGAACCTGCTGGTGAACAACGGCGACACGAAGACGGCGCCGTTCCGCGACGCGACCGGCGCGCACGCCGGCGCGCTGCTCGGCGACGTGCGGCACGACCCGTTCCAGTCCGGCGGGATGGAGACGCCCAGCCACGACCGCGTCGAGGCCGGGGCCATTCACAAGTCGAACAAGGGCGTGCTGTTTGTCGACGAGATCAACACGCTCGACATCCGGAGCCAGCAGCACCTCATGACGGCGATCCAGGAGGGCGAGTTCTCGATCACGGGCCAGTCCGAGCGCTCCTCGGGCGCGATGGTCCAGACCGAGCCGGTCCCGACCGACTTCGTCATGATCGCGGCCGGGAACCTCGACGCGATGGAGAACATGCACCCGGCGCTCCGGAGTCGTATCAAGGGGTACGGCTACGAGGTGTACATGGAGGACACCATCGAGGACACCCCGGAGATGCGCCGGAAGTACGTCCGGTTCATCGCCCAAGAGGTCGCGAAGGACGGCCGCCTGCCGGAGTTCTCCGCCGAGGCCGTCGAGGAGATCATCCTCGAGGCCAAGCGGCGCTCCGGCCGGAAGGACCACCTGACGCTGAAGATGCGGAACCTCGGCGGGATGGTCCGTGTCGCAGGCGACATCGCCCGCGGCGAGGACGCCGAGATGACGACCCGCGACCACGTCCTTCAGGCGAAGGGGCGCTCGCGCTCCATCGAACAGCAGCTCGCGGACGACTACATCGAGCGTCGGAAGGACTACGAGCTCCAGGTCTCGGAGGGGTACGTCGCCGGGCGTGTCAACGGACTCGCCGTCATGGGCGAAGACTCCGGGATCATGCTTCCGGTGATGGCCGAGGTGACGCCGACCCAGGGCGGCGGCCAGGTGATCGCCACCGGCCAGCTCAAGGAGATGGCCGAGGAGTCGGTCCAGAACGTCTCGGCGATCATCAAGAAGTTCTCCGACGAGAACATCTCGGAGAAGGACATCCACATCCAGTTCATCCAGACGGGCCAGCAGGGGGTCGACGGCGACTCCGCGTCCATCACGGTCGCGACCGCCGTCATCAGCGCTCTGGAGAACGTCGGCGTCGACCAGAGCCTCGCGATGACCGGCTCGCTGTCGGTCCGCGGCGACGTGCTCCCCGTCGGCGGGGTCACCCACAAGATCGAAGCGGCCGCGAAGGCCGGCTGTACCCGGGTGATCATCCCCGCGGCCAACGAGCAGGACGTGATGATCGAAGACGAGTACGAGGAGATGATCGAGATCATCCCCGTCTCGCACATCAGCGAGGTCCTCGACATCGCCCTCGAAGGCGAGACCGAGAAGGACTCGCTCGTCTCCCGGCTGAAGTCGATCACGGGGTCGACGCTGAACGACGGTAACGTCTCCGGCCCGTCGAGTCCGAGCCCGCAGTAA
- the nth gene encoding endonuclease III: MSTQTWDETRVRELRDDLVSLYEPVDRVAEHGADPTAEPGEGVRQLVTTILSQNVADANTRRASEALFERYDDFAAIEATDHEELRETIRVAGLPDQKAARIQRALAAIREETGGAYSLAFLDAMATDDAKAWLTEIKGVGPKTASVVLNFHFGKPTMAVDTHVERVSKRFGLVPESASNQRAHEVLDERIPDELIYPLHVLLIRHGREYCSARNADCDNLVCDAYCDCEDC, translated from the coding sequence ATGTCGACGCAGACGTGGGACGAGACGCGGGTCCGGGAGCTACGTGACGACCTCGTGTCGCTGTACGAGCCGGTCGACCGGGTGGCAGAACACGGCGCGGATCCGACCGCCGAGCCGGGGGAGGGCGTCCGCCAGCTGGTGACGACGATCCTCTCGCAGAACGTCGCCGACGCGAACACGCGGCGGGCCTCCGAGGCGCTGTTCGAGCGGTACGACGACTTCGCGGCGATCGAGGCCACCGATCACGAGGAGTTGCGCGAGACGATCCGCGTGGCGGGGCTACCCGACCAGAAGGCCGCCCGGATCCAGCGCGCGCTCGCCGCGATCCGCGAGGAGACGGGCGGCGCGTACTCGCTGGCGTTCCTCGACGCGATGGCGACCGACGACGCGAAGGCGTGGCTCACGGAGATCAAAGGTGTCGGTCCGAAGACCGCGAGCGTCGTCTTGAACTTCCACTTCGGGAAGCCGACGATGGCGGTCGACACCCACGTCGAGCGCGTCTCGAAGCGGTTCGGGCTGGTCCCCGAGTCGGCGTCGAACCAGCGCGCCCACGAGGTGTTAGACGAGCGGATCCCGGACGAGCTGATCTACCCGCTTCACGTCCTGCTGATCCGACACGGTCGAGAGTATTGTTCGGCCCGGAACGCCGACTGCGACAACCTCGTGTGCGACGCGTACTGCGACTGCGAGGACTGTTGA
- a CDS encoding zinc-ribbon domain-containing protein gives MSDEEKKSLREQLEDNLEQQQDKNQTEQKKPKAKNKNNRVESQKSFSQKIEEFQNGEREENPWENVPKWKVFGGIIGIVLSLFFSIIFLLDGHLGLSGIFMMLPVILPLILTETGRHFLKTLSEELEELDQTQHKSTQSKPKRICSDCGWQNPQENSFCHDCGSKLGKSG, from the coding sequence ATGAGTGATGAGGAAAAAAAGTCACTTAGAGAACAATTAGAAGACAACCTAGAACAACAACAGGATAAGAACCAAACAGAACAGAAAAAACCGAAAGCAAAGAATAAGAACAACAGGGTAGAATCCCAAAAGTCCTTCAGTCAGAAAATAGAAGAGTTTCAAAACGGCGAAAGAGAAGAGAATCCATGGGAGAACGTTCCAAAATGGAAAGTTTTTGGTGGCATCATTGGTATTGTATTATCGTTATTTTTTTCAATAATATTTTTACTAGATGGACATCTGGGTTTGAGTGGAATATTCATGATGTTACCTGTAATTCTACCGTTGATACTGACTGAGACAGGAAGACATTTCTTGAAGACCTTATCAGAAGAGTTAGAAGAACTGGACCAAACACAACATAAATCCACTCAATCAAAGCCGAAGCGTATTTGTTCTGATTGCGGGTGGCAAAATCCCCAAGAAAATTCATTTTGCCATGACTGCGGCTCTAAACTTGGGAAATCTGGATGA
- a CDS encoding nicotinamide-nucleotide adenylyltransferase has translation MRGFYIGRYQPFHDGHQHMVEEIAAEVDELVLGIGSAGDSHTTRNPFTAGERVMMATKAVEELAVTTYVVPIEDLDRNSVWVSHVQSMTPRFDVAYSNNPLVVRLFEEAGVEVRQSPMFRRDVLEGTELRERMIRGRDWEDLVPDAVVDVIREVDGVERIRRVAETDTNGEVPSDA, from the coding sequence ATGCGGGGGTTCTACATCGGCCGGTACCAGCCGTTCCACGACGGTCACCAGCACATGGTGGAAGAGATCGCGGCGGAGGTAGACGAGCTGGTCTTGGGAATCGGTTCGGCCGGCGACTCCCACACCACGCGGAACCCCTTCACTGCCGGCGAGCGCGTGATGATGGCGACGAAGGCGGTCGAGGAGTTGGCGGTCACCACCTACGTCGTCCCCATCGAGGACCTCGACCGGAACTCGGTGTGGGTGAGCCACGTCCAGAGCATGACCCCGCGGTTCGACGTCGCGTACTCGAACAACCCGCTCGTGGTCCGGCTGTTCGAGGAGGCCGGCGTCGAGGTGCGCCAGTCCCCGATGTTCCGGCGCGACGTGCTGGAGGGGACCGAACTCCGCGAGCGGATGATCCGCGGGCGCGACTGGGAGGACCTCGTCCCGGACGCCGTCGTCGACGTGATCCGCGAGGTCGACGGCGTCGAGCGCATCCGCCGCGTCGCCGAGACCGACACGAACGGTGAGGTGCCCTCCGACGCGTAG
- a CDS encoding NOP5/NOP56 family protein, with the protein MSDTDAEPDANAASDGGGGWFEALPSETDDDAETRSDDAAAAARVRDGTGAAPADWPARAVETGCVGDADGYYDRLKAATTRATREAVRERERADDAQLIHAVRSIDDCERVANELAERAVEWAGSLFDEVDPGIEGARAIAAREPESEVERRAVSLAERAAEVDDERAALAETIDRIAPAVAPNLTEMAGPELAARLIALAGGLEPLAKKPSGTVQVLGAEDALFAHLSGRAPSPKHGVIYTHEFVRGTRPEDRGSAARALAGKLALGARADHYAGERRDRLHDDLRERMAAIRSRAEADGAASDDGAAVTADE; encoded by the coding sequence ATGAGCGACACCGACGCCGAACCGGACGCGAACGCGGCGTCCGACGGCGGGGGCGGCTGGTTCGAGGCGCTCCCGTCGGAGACCGACGACGACGCCGAGACGAGGAGTGACGACGCCGCGGCCGCGGCGCGGGTCCGCGACGGGACCGGCGCGGCGCCCGCCGACTGGCCCGCACGCGCCGTCGAGACCGGGTGCGTCGGCGACGCGGACGGGTACTACGACCGGCTCAAGGCGGCGACGACACGCGCGACCCGGGAGGCGGTCCGCGAGCGCGAGCGCGCCGACGATGCCCAGCTGATCCACGCGGTGCGGTCGATAGACGACTGCGAGCGCGTCGCCAACGAGCTGGCCGAGCGCGCCGTCGAGTGGGCCGGGAGTCTCTTCGACGAGGTCGACCCCGGCATCGAAGGCGCCCGAGCGATCGCCGCGCGCGAGCCGGAGAGCGAGGTCGAGCGGCGGGCCGTCTCCCTGGCCGAGCGCGCCGCGGAGGTCGACGACGAGCGGGCGGCGCTCGCGGAGACCATCGACCGGATCGCGCCCGCGGTCGCGCCGAACCTGACGGAGATGGCCGGACCGGAACTCGCCGCGCGTCTGATCGCGCTCGCCGGCGGGCTGGAGCCGCTCGCGAAGAAGCCGTCCGGGACGGTACAGGTGCTCGGCGCCGAAGACGCGCTGTTCGCGCACCTCTCGGGGCGAGCGCCCTCACCGAAACACGGAGTCATCTACACCCACGAGTTCGTTCGGGGGACACGACCCGAGGACCGGGGGTCGGCCGCGCGGGCACTCGCCGGGAAGCTAGCGCTCGGCGCGCGTGCGGACCACTACGCCGGCGAGCGCCGCGATCGGCTCCACGACGACCTCCGCGAGCGGATGGCGGCGATCCGCTCGCGGGCCGAAGCGGACGGAGCGGCGTCCGACGACGGAGCGGCGGTGACCGCTGATGAGTGA
- a CDS encoding DUF2178 domain-containing protein — MSEHNASATMRPSTRKRYKRIAYGVLGAGILALWIAIALDRFVLGVALYWAGGIGMGLVQRFSPVELYDERDTTIDRKASQRTMKVFAYVFILGLPGGLVLQESGIVDLPGEFFGATWTLFAIYALYGVFVGYYKYRA; from the coding sequence ATGAGCGAACACAACGCCTCCGCGACGATGCGGCCCTCCACGCGGAAACGGTACAAACGTATCGCCTACGGAGTCCTCGGAGCCGGCATCCTCGCGCTGTGGATCGCCATCGCGCTCGACCGGTTCGTCCTCGGCGTCGCCCTCTACTGGGCCGGCGGCATCGGTATGGGGCTCGTCCAGCGGTTCAGCCCCGTCGAGCTGTACGACGAGCGCGACACGACGATCGACCGCAAGGCGAGCCAGCGGACGATGAAAGTCTTCGCGTACGTCTTCATCCTCGGCCTGCCCGGCGGGCTCGTGCTTCAGGAGAGCGGCATCGTGGACCTGCCGGGCGAGTTCTTCGGCGCGACGTGGACGCTGTTCGCGATCTACGCCCTCTACGGCGTGTTCGTCGGCTACTACAAGTACCGCGCATGA
- a CDS encoding transcription initiation factor IIB family protein, translated as MYRASDRVDNEAWIELLEEACASLDLDGETHSAAVDLFLSRAPDDDRGKRVAAAASLYAAGLIRGEERSQSAVADAMDVSRLSVQKRWKPILEDAGFSPPSW; from the coding sequence GTGTACCGAGCGAGCGACCGGGTCGACAACGAGGCGTGGATCGAGCTGTTAGAGGAGGCGTGCGCCTCGCTCGACCTCGACGGGGAGACGCACTCGGCCGCGGTCGACCTGTTCCTCTCGCGCGCCCCCGACGACGACCGCGGGAAGCGCGTCGCCGCCGCCGCCAGCCTCTACGCAGCCGGGCTGATCCGCGGCGAGGAGCGGTCGCAGTCCGCCGTCGCCGACGCGATGGATGTCTCCCGGCTGTCGGTTCAAAAGCGGTGGAAACCCATTCTCGAAGACGCCGGCTTCTCGCCGCCGTCGTGGTGA
- a CDS encoding DUF5793 family protein translates to MRRDYFDLTVDGVGDGADSRSPPLVRIDFHGPEELLRERLSGGESDGTEDGDDLLTADEIDVAFRLREPLDEADDPKGVVGVTNRYTGDFVLELNETATDVLPFIHAARDAAEDGDAQYRVEIDVEGDRLVAYDKDTFLVYDHEGNLLRSESLIPSGVEL, encoded by the coding sequence ATGCGGCGTGACTACTTCGACCTGACCGTCGACGGCGTCGGGGACGGCGCCGACTCCCGGTCGCCCCCGCTGGTGCGGATCGACTTCCACGGACCGGAGGAACTGCTCCGCGAGCGGCTCTCCGGGGGCGAGAGCGACGGCACCGAGGACGGGGACGACCTGCTCACGGCCGACGAGATCGACGTCGCGTTCCGGCTCCGCGAGCCGCTGGACGAGGCGGACGACCCGAAGGGCGTGGTCGGCGTCACCAACCGGTACACCGGTGACTTCGTGCTCGAACTCAACGAGACGGCGACCGACGTGCTCCCCTTTATCCACGCCGCGCGCGACGCCGCCGAGGACGGCGACGCGCAGTACCGCGTCGAGATCGACGTCGAGGGCGATCGGCTCGTCGCCTACGACAAGGACACCTTCCTCGTGTACGACCACGAGGGGAACCTACTCCGCAGCGAGAGCCTGATTCCCTCGGGCGTCGAGCTGTGA